In the Gemmatimonadota bacterium genome, TCAATTTCGCCACTGGAGGGTGAATGGGCTCCCTGATCACAGTCGCTCACTCCGGGAACTCCTCATGGTAGCGCGCGACCGCGTCCGTAGTCCCGCAGATGTAGAGCGCGTCGTCGGCCAGGAGCCGGAAGGAAGCCGGGAAGTCCATGCCAACGCGGCCGTCCCGCTCCACTGCGACGACCGTGCAGGCTGTGCGCTCCCGAATCCGCTCCGCCACCGGGTTCTTGCCGGCGAGCCTCCCTGCGCCGACCCGCACGAGCTTGATATGGGGCTGTAGAGAAACGGTCTGCCCCAGGACCTGGCGGGCGAGGAGTTGCCCCGCGACCTGGCTCACAGAGATCGCGAAGTCCACGCCGGCACGCTGGACACGCGCCACATTCTCGACCAGCGAGACGCTAGCGATGATCGGGAGGTCCGGAGCGTAGTCGCGGAGAACTGTGGCGGCGAAGACCGTTGCGCTGTCCGATTCGAGCGCGAGGACGACGACCCGGGCCCCGGCGAGGGGCACACGCTCGAGCACGTCCCGGTCGATGATGTCACCGACGACATGGACACCCGGACGCTCCACCGGATCGACCACGCACACTTCCTCTTCCACGGCGGTGAGAATCTCCGCGAGCTTCTGCCCGACGGCCCCGAAGCCGATCACAACGATCGTCCCCTCCTGGGTGATGGGCCGGGCCATCTCGCTGAGCTTCTCGATGCTCTCCGGAGTGCCCACGGCGACCAGGATCGTGCCAGGGCGGATGGTCTCATCCGCGGCCGGGGGCGAGTGCAGCGACGCATCCCGCCATTGACCGACGATGTTGCAACCGGTGAGGGAGCGGATCCGGACTTGGGCAAGCGTGCTATTGGCCAGTGGGCTGCCGTCGTGGACTCGTAGCTCTGCCACCTCGAGGAGCCGACTCAGGGGCCGGATTCCCGTGACCCGCGGACTGATCCTGGCGCTGGCCCTGGAGCACAGAACGGCGGCAAGCACGTGGGTGGGCGCGAAGGTCGCGCTCGCCCCGGCCAACAGCATCGGGGAGCGCCGGCGGGGGTCCTCGATCATCGCGATGATGGGACCTTCGTACCCCACGTCACGGGCGCTGAGCGCGAGCAGCGCGTTGGCACCGTCCCCACCATTCAGGACCAGGGCATGGGCACGGGTCAGTGGCCGGAGGTCCAGCTCCTGCTCCGCCAAGGTGGCGAGCACCACCTGCTGCCCGCGTTCGTGGAGGCGGCGCGCGACCGCTTCGTCCTCCTCGATCACCACGGAAGCCATGTCCCGGCGCTCGAGCTCACTGAGTAGCGAATCCACCTCCGGGCCGTATCCATAGACCACCACACCACCGTCCACGTTGGGTAGCGCGAGGGGCAGCCGTCCCTCGAAGCGCTCCACCAGCGGAGCGGTGCCGAACTTGTCCGGAAGCAGGACGCCGACGGCGCCCCCTTCGAT is a window encoding:
- a CDS encoding cation:proton antiporter, which gives rise to MHDIGFDLLILLAGIWLVAVTLRPLGLPTIMGELIVGVLVGPAVFGLIEPSEAIALLADIGIFFLMFHAGVETQPREFFDALKRSLGVALVGAIVPFAVSFGVATAFGLDPVAAVFVGLTMTATAVVVTLKTLKDLGLADTRLARVIVASCVIDDLLTLVVFGLVVGVLSGGSFEPMNVVVTLAKVVAFFGLAVLLGRFAYPRFTLPFRSKGGKGFTFVLLVAIAAGLFAEAIGLHMILGAYLAGLFFEEKVAHPNLVRVVADRSYGIAYSFLGPIFFMSLGFSITFDISPSGVAFVVLLTTAVIVGQIVSAGGMALRIGLSAREALTVGVGMCGRAELAFILAALALAQGAIDSSIFSVLIFTAFVLNLFTPLALKGCSVLLEGRAARIEGGAVGVLLPDKFGTAPLVERFEGRLPLALPNVDGGVVVYGYGPEVDSLLSELERRDMASVVIEEDEAVARRLHERGQQVVLATLAEQELDLRPLTRAHALVLNGGDGANALLALSARDVGYEGPIIAMIEDPRRRSPMLLAGASATFAPTHVLAAVLCSRASARISPRVTGIRPLSRLLEVAELRVHDGSPLANSTLAQVRIRSLTGCNIVGQWRDASLHSPPAADETIRPGTILVAVGTPESIEKLSEMARPITQEGTIVVIGFGAVGQKLAEILTAVEEEVCVVDPVERPGVHVVGDIIDRDVLERVPLAGARVVVLALESDSATVFAATVLRDYAPDLPIIASVSLVENVARVQRAGVDFAISVSQVAGQLLARQVLGQTVSLQPHIKLVRVGAGRLAGKNPVAERIRERTACTVVAVERDGRVGMDFPASFRLLADDALYICGTTDAVARYHEEFPE